In Rutidosis leptorrhynchoides isolate AG116_Rl617_1_P2 chromosome 2, CSIRO_AGI_Rlap_v1, whole genome shotgun sequence, one genomic interval encodes:
- the LOC139891560 gene encoding growth-regulating factor 8-like: protein MGKGSDACDVGLGLNTETSSCYPCKKMIFNTESYGFYGNTSQMSSGFCSKSTTDGVMGVSGRVLFTANQWQELERQTMIYKYIMASIPVPQQLLLTLSTQSNRVVGSGLRYSNGSDPEPWRCRRTDGKKWRCSKEVAPEQKYCERHAHKTRSRSRKPVEPQPQNTKQNTNTLLSASNQQTRCSEWFMKNSGIPVSLPHNEFHQSKETTSGILKRDQIYNQDLMGNHQVKPYLNTSTSDAADGTRRQDFIDAWSRIRTEDDCSLTLSMQSGGTGVEFDHESFEMAVGMLNGDRDVFKPSQPWLNQGLWVSSTPGGPLGEALCLGINSNSNANSPQNELSPHGSNSTTTTSSSCTWFH from the exons ATGGGTAAAGGGAGTGATGCCTGTGATGTTGGGTTGGGTTTGAACACTGAAACATCATCATGTTACCCTTGTAAAAAGATGATTTTTAATACTGAAAGCTATGGTTTTTATGGTAATACTAGTCAAATGTCATCTGGGTTTTGTTCCAAGTCAACAACAG ATGGAGTAATGGGTGTTTCTGGGAGAGTCCTTTTTACTGCAAATCAGTGGCAAGAACTTGAAAGACAGACAATGATTTACAAGTACATAATGGCTTCTATCCCTGTTCCTCAGCAGCTTCTCTTAACCTTATCCACTCAATCAAACA GGGTGGTGGGTTCGGGTTTGAGATACTCAAACGGGTCGGATCCGGAGCCATGGAGGTGTAGAAGAACAGATGGGAAGAAATGGAGGTGTTCAAAAGAAGTGGCTCCTGAACAAAAATACTGTGAGCGCCATGCCCATAAGACTAGATCTCGTTCAAGAAAGCCTGTGGAACCACAACCTCAAAACACCAAACAAAATACCAACACCTTGCTCTCTGCTTCTAATCAACAAACCAG GTGTAGTGAATGGTTTATGAAGAATAGCGGTATTCCTGTTTCGTTACCGCACAACGAATTTCATCAATCGAAGGAGACAACAAGCGGAATACTAAAAAGGGACCAGATTTATAATCAAGATTTAATGGGAAATCATCAAGTTAAACCCTACTTAAATACTAGTACAAGTGATGCTGCAGATGGTACAAGGAGGCAAGACTTTATCGATGCGTGGTCGAGAATCAGGACAGAAGATGATTGTTCGCTTACTTTGTCGATGCAATCTGGTGGGACCGGGGTTGAGTTTGATCACGAGAGTTTTGAAATGGCTGTTGGGATGTTGAATGGGGATAGAGATGTGTTTAAGCCGAGTCAACCCTGGTTGAACCAGGGTTTGTGGGTGAGTTCGACACCTGGCGGGCCGTTAGGTGAAGCTTTGTGCTTAGGAATCAATAGTAATAGTAATGCGAATTCGCCTCAAAACGAACTGTCTCCGCATGGTAGCAATAGCACAACTACTACTAGCAGCTCGTGTACTTGGTTTCATTAG